From a single Rutidosis leptorrhynchoides isolate AG116_Rl617_1_P2 chromosome 5, CSIRO_AGI_Rlap_v1, whole genome shotgun sequence genomic region:
- the LOC139847073 gene encoding protein LOL1, translated as MPVPLAPYPSPPLPLTTPAANGSQSHLVCSGCRNLLLYPVGATSVCCAICNAVTPVPPPGTEMAQVVCGGCHTLLMYIRGATSVQCSCCHTINLALEANQVAHVNCGNCRMLLMYQYGAPSVRCAVCQFITSVGASTSATEQKFSA; from the exons ATGCCAGTCCCTTTAGCTCCATATCCATCCCCTCCTTTGCCACTTACAACCCCTGCTGCTAATG GTTCTCAAAGCCATCTAGTGTGTTCAGGTTGTCGAAATCTTCTACTTTATCCAGTTGGAGCAACTTCAGTTTGTTGTGCAATTTGTAATGCTGTCACACCTGTTCCTCCACCTG GGACCGAAATGGCGCAAGTGGTTTGTGGAGGATGCCATACATTGCTCATGTACATACGTGGCGCCACAAGTGTACAATGTTCTTGTTGTCATACCATTAATTTAGCCTTAGAAG CAAATCAGGTAGCACATGTCAATTGTGGAAATTGTAGGATGCTTTTGATGTACCAATATGGAGCTCCTTCTGTTAGATGTGCAGTGTGCCAATTTATTACTTCTGTTGGG GCTTCGACGAGTGCTACAGAGCAGAAGTTTAGCGCCTAA